The nucleotide window ATTCTTCACCGATCTTAAGCCCTCAACAAAACTTTTAGATAACCATAACCATATTCATCAACTAATTCGAAAGCTCGTCTCCCAGCATGACTATCCTTCTGTAAAAATTCTTGTAGAGGCAGAATTAGAAAAAAAATTTAATTTATCTTCTGAAGAGTTGGTTTTCTTGTACTGGCACAAAGGTATTTGCGAATGGGAGATTTCAAAGGATGCCCTAAGCGCACTTACTCTCTTTGAAAAGGCACTCAAAATTCCTCTAGATTCTAATAGCACATTGCCTATTTCAATTCGAAATAGCCGCGCAATCATCCATTTCAATCAAAGTAACTACACACTTGCGTTAGAAGAATATGAACGTTGTCTAAATCTTATTAAAGAAATTAAAGATGTAGATACGAGCATCGTTAAAAAAGTATATTTCGGATTATCGAGAGTTCATTTATACAATGGACAATATGAGCTTGCATTACTTTATTGTGAATCTGCTATTCAACTAGCTATTCAACAAGAATCCCTTTATTTACTTGGGGAACTGCTCTTCCAAAAAGGGCGCATTTATATAAAAACAAATGATTGGTACCATGGTAAATTTGCTTTAACTCAAGCAAAAACCATTTTTGAGATAGAAGGGAAAATTGAAAACATTAAAGTAATTAATAATTTACTTTATAAAGATGGAGAAAATGAGGAGGAGTTTCAAGAATGAAAAAAGTGTTAAAGATTTTATTCGTTTCTACTTGTTTAATATGGTCTATCTCTCTTTCAAGTAACCTGCTTCTTTCTACAAATTCTGAGAAAGCTTTTTTTGATTATGTTGTGCCTTTCGGTCCTGATGATGATGATATCAAAGACGTACACAATTAAAGAAAACAATATACTAATAACAAAATAAATATATTAATTTTTTGAAGGAATCAATAAAATATAATCGAATATATAAAAGTACATGTATTTTTATTTACGGTGGAACTTATCTTATACCTACAATCTATCTGAAATTGAATAAAAACAGCCAGTAGCAGGTTGTCTTCGCTACTGGCTGTTTTTATAGCTGTAATTAAACGACTACTCTTCATCCTCATAGACTTATAAACATCGTAAATCTTAAATTTTCTGACAAATGACATTTCTGTGGAGGTGGTAAATTGATTCGACTTTTTCTATTTGAAATAAAAAAATTATCGCGTTCTTCATACTTCAAGTTTTTACTAACCTTTTTACTAGTTGTTGTAATTTCTTTCTATGTATACGCTTATGCGAATACAACGTCCATTGATACGATTATA belongs to Solibacillus sp. FSL R7-0682 and includes:
- a CDS encoding helix-turn-helix domain-containing protein, with the protein product MKSEIGSKLKLIRKQKGLTQQQLADGICTQAMISHFEKGESIPSSVVLYELADRLSIDINEFFTDLKPSTKLLDNHNHIHQLIRKLVSQHDYPSVKILVEAELEKKFNLSSEELVFLYWHKGICEWEISKDALSALTLFEKALKIPLDSNSTLPISIRNSRAIIHFNQSNYTLALEEYERCLNLIKEIKDVDTSIVKKVYFGLSRVHLYNGQYELALLYCESAIQLAIQQESLYLLGELLFQKGRIYIKTNDWYHGKFALTQAKTIFEIEGKIENIKVINNLLYKDGENEEEFQE